The DNA region TTTTTCCTGATAAGGCGCGCCTAAGAAAGGCGGTGAAAATATACAGTGTAAAAGAGTGccgtgagatgacggtatgggagtcatctccggatgtatacaaggttatttGCCGTATATGGTTTACgggttgtaattggatgttgcatgcgataaagaagaaaacaaatatgtggaaagtgggtaaatgcATTGGCACCCATAATTGTGAAACGGACACATTCAATGGGAAttacttcaacttggatattgacttgatttctcttatcttgattccacacattgaagcgtccataaggtacaacATCAACGAGTGTATTACATCCGTCCACCAAGAATATGGGTGTactattaccaaaagaaaggcatatatCGGGTgcaaacgtgcgtttgaaattatttatgatgactgggataagtcatttgcatatctacccaggtacatggccacATTGCAACACTTTAGCctcgggactgttgttgaatggaagcttgagcggagtgcGGGAATACTAGAATATATATTCAGAtacgtgttctgggcatttaaaccagcaattgatggttttgtgcattgccggccggtaatatccatgacggtactcatgtctatagaaagtatgatattaagctgtTGATCGacgttgcagtagatgctaatggacaaatatttcccCTAGCTTTTGCCAtatgtgccaatgaaagccaagagacgtggatGCTATTTctgaaccacttgaaggagcacgttgtcaaacaatgTTCAGGTATttatctaatatctgatcggcatggcgGTATTTTAAGTTTTGTAGAGCATTTTCCTGAATAGAAGGAACCGCATGCATACCactgttactgtgtgaggcacctaaaggccaattttcaaaagaaatatcTAAACAAGGAGTTGCATGATTTAATATGGATGGCTGCAACTGATCACCAGGAGTGCAAATTCGGGAGGCGCATGCAATCAATCAGGCAGGAAGATGAAAGAGCCTatcattggttgatgcgacatgagcttgaaaaGTGGACATTTCATGCGGAcggtggcagacgatggggaaccctgactacaaatgtgtcagagtctttcaacgggttattgaagtctgcacgtggattgtCTGTCACTGCCATAGTGCGGATATCATTCAAATAGATGACGGAGAGGTTTGTTAAAAGACATAGAggtgcatcggaattgatggagaggggtgttgaatttatgccaatccCAATAAAAAGATTTGACAAATACAGGAGGCGAGCACATTAgcattcatttttataatgttgcaatgagcaaaatatttttgaagttcgcaccgctatccatcaaaacCGGGGGAATAATATACACACCGTAAATGAATCCAGCAGGTTGTGTtcttgtgggaaatggtccatctaccacatgccgtgctcacatgccatcaagttatttcaacatacaggtttagggccaaccaactatgttgataggtaatacagtgttgctgcatacttaaacacatatagtaggcagttgcagccagtgggtgctgagcattattggccgctggaaccatttaaaatggtgtatAACAAGGGCTATTTGCGTAAGCTACAAGTGCAAAAAAGAacacgtatacggaaccaaatgaaTATTGGTGATACTGTTTATGTGTATAAATGTgacatatgctcgcaaacaggaaaCAACTGTCGTAAATgaccttcagctggtttgggtggtagtggtaatccagctcctggtggaagttcatctaatgtgcccaactatcaaggatacacatAGTGTTTTGTTTATCTTGTTTGTAATGTGGTTGTAATAAGTGTGTGTACTTGTTTATTTTGAAGaatatatgaaataaaattatgtttccattgctgttaaatcttattgatattCAACATTAATACTTCAGTACAACAATCTTAAGTAAAggagttaaaaattaaaatttaaagtgatttggagtagatttgagcaagatttgaattaaatttcagaaaagacgcaaTTGTTTGTAGACGAATCTACAGAATAAgacttaaaattttatatacaacctccttatactatttctaacaagtatGAAAAAGTGGATCGCCTGCAAAAGATAACTTCTGAAAAAGCTGTATTGTACCCGAAATaatctttaacacgcgaagcatagTGTGGTTAACTACTACGTTATGTGGGTTGTCGTGTCGATGTAAAAAGCTGGTTGCCTGCAAaagctgctcgcctgcaaaagtTATTTTAtacccgaaagaatctttaaTACGCAAAGCATagtgcggttaaatactacgttatgtgggTTGTCTTGTCGATGTAAAATGCTGCTCGCCTGCTAAAGCTgtattgtacccgaaagaatctttaGCACGCAAAGCATAACgcagttaaatactacgttatgtgtattgccttgcctataaataactagcgcattttagttattatctgcgcttaaacaaaataaatagcAAAACTTTCCATAAAAGCAGGGCATTTTTTTTTGCATTAACAAATGTCTGGACGCAATGACCAACCAATGTGCTATTGTGGCAAACGCTGTATGATGAAGTCATGTTGGTCTGATGGTCATGTTGCGCACAGATATTAGATGTGTGTAAATAGGTTTGGAGGCAATGACGGAATTTATTGTAATTTTGaggaatggtatgatgaacccattgAGCAAGAATGCTACAAAGAATCTTTGCAGTATATTTGGAATAAGAATTGTGAATACCAACGCCGTGAGTCTGAAATGAAACAAGAAATTAAGGCATtgcaggagaaactaaaagaggcggaagaataaaaaaataagctcgaagagaaatttaagtggttgaagcagagaatactaggcggtagtgactaaacaatgacatgtatgtgttgagtgtagtattttatctttatgtttttcgtgtcttgtatttttattagttgtacttaatttaaattatattaagttgctatgtttgtgtttgtattgtagtattaaaataacgaagaaccggagaaataaaaacataatgcacatataatataaacaataaaaatagttttcattatttactgaatgtcatatgtacataaaatacaaaaaaaaaatcaatgtgtcccacaTCCTTTATGCTTTAATGCAGCCGTTGGCCTGAGGCACATCCCATCCTGCCCGGCTACACTATCAAGATCATCCTCATCACGACGCCTCTTAATCGGAAGATGAGCTGCAGTATGATCGTCAGTAAGGCTGGCAGGCTTGGTAGAAGGGGTCGTCAGTGCAAcagtaacctacagaataatGGAACGAACCGACCGCCAACGCGATGACCGGGATTCCCGACAATAAGCCGGTTAATGCTGCGGTACCAGTCGATATACTCATGCGCACTAGCCATAAGCTCGGGTGGAGGGGTGGAAGAATCTGGTCACGCCGCTGGTCCCAAGTCTAGATTTGCGCCTCTAGCCATGCCTCATATGCCTGGTCAACTTTCGAATGATCATGCCGCTGGTAATGTGTCCTAACCCAAGCGGGTAGTGGAGGTACAAGTTGTGGTCAACCAAACTGGAGAAGGACTTTCTCGGTGGaatgatgctcgacaatatcgagacaTATCAACGGGACAGAAGAGCTCCAGATAAGTCGCCCggtcgagcaataatcgggcaaaccAGCTATTAGCTCGTCGATGTATGGCCTCCAAATGAACTATTACGTAAAAATAGGAACCGTGAGTATACAAAACACATATCTAACGCAGGCCAAGTAAAGTTAAGTATAGAATTACTTGCGCGTCCTCCAGGAAATCCAATAAATCTCTGCAATaggggagattatgtcgagcctcgtACTCGCGTTCGTATCCCCGCATCTCAACCCACCTCCTAGCCAAAGGGAGAAACGGTGGAGGTGGTGCAACCTGAGCTatgggtggtagaggtggctgaaactgtaggaaccgctcccaggcccaaacctaatatacaaTTTGGACGTAAAATATAAGGTATATTTTTATGATGTATGTTATAATGAAGAGAGTAtttgactatgttttcacctgcagcAGCGGCATAAATCCTGCAACGTCTCGCTTGGAGCCCATGCATGCCTGGCACATCTGCCGGTACAAGTAACCAAGAACAGCAGCATCCCAGCTGTACTGATGTAAATCATCTAGCTGCTCAAGAtaatgaagaaatctcaagctgactaggttactcgaagtgttcgggaacaatatGCCTCCAAACATAAGCAGCAACAGCGACCTCGTGTACCACATAATATGAAGCTCTGGTGTATCATGAGTAATGTCATCATGCATGGCCTCCAAATGCAGCCGGATGGGCGTCAACGCAAGACGACTAGCCCCAACCAATACACCATCATCCTCTGGCCGGAAATCGGTGAGCCGCTGCAACGTGTCCAGGTACTGAGCTCCCGTATAATCTCTCATGCCTTGCGGCAAAGCAACAGCAAGTCCATTAATCGGCAGCCCATACAGGACCTCCACGTCCTGCAACGTGatagtggcctcgccaatgggcaaaTCGAATATGTGCGTCtctggtcgccaccgctctatcaaagCAGTGATCAACGACCAATCCAGTTGCAGCCGGCCGATCTCAATAATCCTATAAAAACCTGTATCCTGCAAGTGTTTGACTACACAGGGATGGAGCTGGTGGTCCTTAAGAAAGTCCCACATACCGTCTCTTCTCCTAGAACGTAAAGTCTGGGCCAATAACTCCCCCTCCCATATGTAAGAAGACCTATGCTCGGCCTGTAGCAGTAGTAGCTCTAGAGAGGAAGGTCTGGGATGCAAAGGCGGAAACTCCATGACGAATACAGTAAATTGAACAaaattaattacattatttttcttttccactgtttaaatatattgcaataccttgaatattaaattttattcgatatttttactatattgttaattaggttgatacatttttaatattataattttatattttatacgttactttaatatgttagttttattattttatatgttagttttattaatttatatgttagttttattattttatatgtttgttagttattcacctattttttactatatatgatttaattattaaatattcacattttTGGTTCCGGACAtaatatttgaggcccagtagtagcaatgtatcctgaattcttatgttcatgatgagaaatttttttcgaatttttactCAACAGGtctgttattttatatgttagtttattattgtatatgttagttttattatttaatatgatagttttattattttatatgttagttttattattttatatgtttatttatttgttactgacttattttttactatactaaaattaaataatttattttcataactatacaagatttaattattaaatattcacatattgGTTCCGGACACAATATTTGAGGCTCAGTAGCACCAatatatcctgaattcttatgtccTTACGTTTGTTGACTATAATTGGAGatagtttgtgtttgaactatcagcttTTTGACGTATTTTTGGGAATAAGAGATACTTAAATTATCTAATTTCTATAACTATAAGGATACTACGCTAAAGAGcactac from Nicotiana tabacum cultivar K326 chromosome 24, ASM71507v2, whole genome shotgun sequence includes:
- the LOC142178293 gene encoding serine/threonine-protein phosphatase 7 long form homolog, which translates into the protein MEFPPLHPRPSSLELLLLQAEHRSSYIWEGELLAQTLRSRRRDGMWDFLKDHQLHPCVVKHLQDTGFYRIIEIGRLQLDWSLITALIERWRPETHIFDLPIGEATITLQDVEVLYGLPINGLAVALPQGMRDYTGAQYLDTLQRLTDFRPEDDGVLVGASRLALTPIRLHLEAMHDDITHDTPELHIMCWDAAVLGYLYRQMCQACMGSKRDVAGFMPLLQVTVALTTPSTKPASLTDDHTAAHLPIKRRRDEDDLDSVAGQDGMCLRPTAALKHKGCGTH